The Streptomyces sp. ALI-76-A nucleotide sequence CCACCGGCCGCCGTCCGAGGCCAGGAACGCGACCACGTCCGCGACGTCCGCCGTCTCGCCCACGCGGCCGAGCGCCGAGACCGCCGCCGCCTGCGCCCAGCCCTCCTCGGTGCCGTGCAGCAGATCGGCGGTGTTGTCCGTGTCGATGATGCCCGGCGCCACCGAGTTCACCGTGATGCCCCGGGGGCCCAGCACCTTCGACAGGTCCCGGGAGAAGACGTCCAGCGCGCCCTTCGTCATCGCGTACGCCATCAAGTGCGGGAAGACCGCGGTACGTGCGAGCCCCGACGATATGTTGACGATCCGGCCGCCGTCGCGCAGCCGGTCCAAGCCGTGCTTGACGATGAAGAACGGCGCCTTCGCGTTGACCGCGAAGACCCGGTCGTACTCCTCCTCGCTGATCACGTCCAGGCCCGGAGTCGTCCCGATCCCGGCGTTGTTCACGAGGATGTCCACGCCGTCCGCGTGCCGGTCGAACTCCTTCCACAGGGCCTCCGCGTCACCCGGCAGCCCCAGTTCGGTGCCGATCGCGAAGGCTGAGCCGCCGGTCGCCTCGATGGCGGCGACCGTCTCCTTCGCCGCCGTCTCGTTCCTGCCGTAGTGCACCGCGACCCGGGCGCCGTCGCGCCCCAGCCGTTCGGCGATCCCGCGCCCGATGCCCCTGCTCGCTCCCGTGACCAGAGCCGTCCTGCCCGCAAGCACGCCCATGTCAAGCTCCCTCCACATTCTCTAGCGGTCGCTACAGAAAAACCGTACAGCATGATCCCGGCACTTCTCTAGTAGCCGCTATACAATTCACTCCATGGTGAGCAGCAAGGACACGAAGGCGCAGGCCAGGCCCGCATCCAAGCCCCGTGGCCGTCCCCGTTCCTTCGACCGCGAGACCGCTCTGGAGAAGGCGCTCCTCGCCTTCTGGCAGCACGGTTACGAGGCCACGTCCGTCTCCGACCTCACCCGCGTGATGGACATCGGCGCCCCGAGCCTCTACGCGGCCTTCGGCGACAAGCGCTCGCTGTTCGAGGAGGTCGTCCGGGAGTACGGCACGAAGTACGGCTCCTTCGGCGACCGCGCCCTCGCCGAGGAACCCACCGCCCGCGCCGCCGTCGAGCGCACCCTGCGCGAGGCCGCCGCCGAGTACACCGACCCGGCCCATCCGTACGGCTGCCTGGTCGTCCACGCGGCCATCAACTGCACGACACCCGAGGTCGAGGCGTCCCTGCGGGAGCGGCGCAACGCCAACATCGCCGCCTTCGAACGCCGTATCCGGGCCGACATCGCCGCCGGAGTGCTGCCGGCCGGCACCGACGCCGCCGCGCTGGCCCGGCACACCGGCGCCATGATCCAGGGGATGTCCCAGCAGGCGCGCGACGGCGCGACCCGGGCCGAGCTGGAGGCGTTGGCGGAAATTGGCCTGACCGTCTGGCCCCGCACATGAACCCACACGGGTTAGGCTGCGTGGTGGTTGTCAGAGCGCCAGGACAGCGGGCGCGGCGGGCGAAGGTCCCAACAACAAACAGCCTCCAACGCATGGACACACCTAGTGGTCTAGTCCAGAATGCGTAGAGACAACTGAAAACGAACAGACTTCCGTCCTCCCCGCACAGGAGGACGGATCGAGGAACCGGCGCTCTCTGCCCTGACTGCCCCGGCTCCTCATCCTTCGGCCGACCGGGACCGCACACCCCACGGCCGATGTTGCTCCGGGCTGCGGTGCCGGGAGGGTTGAGGGTCCCTCCCAGGCGCCGCGGCCCGCGGGTGTTTCCGGGGTCGGACGGGTGGTTTCGGGACATGTCCGTACCGCCAGGTACGCTCGCACCCGTGCCCTCCATGAACGAACTCGTACGCCAGCACACGGCCCTCGACGACTCCGACCTCGAGTGGTTGCACCTGCTGGTCTCGGAGTGGCAGCTGCT carries:
- a CDS encoding SDR family oxidoreductase, encoding MGVLAGRTALVTGASRGIGRGIAERLGRDGARVAVHYGRNETAAKETVAAIEATGGSAFAIGTELGLPGDAEALWKEFDRHADGVDILVNNAGIGTTPGLDVISEEEYDRVFAVNAKAPFFIVKHGLDRLRDGGRIVNISSGLARTAVFPHLMAYAMTKGALDVFSRDLSKVLGPRGITVNSVAPGIIDTDNTADLLHGTEEGWAQAAAVSALGRVGETADVADVVAFLASDGGRWVTGSWVDATGGSLT
- a CDS encoding TetR/AcrR family transcriptional regulator, producing the protein MVSSKDTKAQARPASKPRGRPRSFDRETALEKALLAFWQHGYEATSVSDLTRVMDIGAPSLYAAFGDKRSLFEEVVREYGTKYGSFGDRALAEEPTARAAVERTLREAAAEYTDPAHPYGCLVVHAAINCTTPEVEASLRERRNANIAAFERRIRADIAAGVLPAGTDAAALARHTGAMIQGMSQQARDGATRAELEALAEIGLTVWPRT